A stretch of Besnoitia besnoiti strain Bb-Ger1 chromosome V, whole genome shotgun sequence DNA encodes these proteins:
- a CDS encoding hypothetical protein (encoded by transcript BESB_063430), which yields MRASSFSSSLVDSLPVPGFCVCVFVADLSLAPPALLSRESLFFGAQFLAWFVAARRSQGRLTASLMHVGSLASSAAPNASWKPPAPLSISLRFRVVDPVSLLFFPRESAPAPEGEEGVRLSTDQPLLLPPLHSFIVEPWGGSGRYTLTSSDPSLVTVAPLSASPASPPFASSNLLSPLGWGVNTPTPGSASPPAHAARPRFRLETTAAASAERVRKKGGRPATGAAVLRLQDARQPQNSFEFLVIVAEPERVEITVDTYLIQQGEASYREDGRREALDAAQANMQQRAAKADGPVGGQTPREDVTHAIAVVTAYARIPPTLALPANVSNWLSQSSLSSSAGPRLTSLDAAARAVRRAASKWSEEVSEEDATEEDAWVSRHPLHLRPLQFASCNNLALLRGTAEATDDSPQFWTDAPGVLAISELRSALPYTCGVFRLTGTAPGSARFFFSASPRSAAAPAAGALTASVALDVFPPLEAWVLLDRLFLPAPLPSRKSPHLLDSLLDFAGPSEGGEAASTSWTAGEAEPGDTREGALHRIERRGLPRGAVAAGLPSRASPLLYSAPVSAVASRYREASASSAPAAGGARASEEILTLAVGSSLTFFTKGGPPDRPSAYVQLHGGELEPDAPEGTARVGLVSGDSEDFLRVVCLQPGTAAAKVALKTTTLPRKHIDVDAVSTSVRVWIMCSIPEHIEIFPLPTFSSLFGVAASSSSPRAPAALSPSSSFPLTPATVSFPQISPLSLSSPSTPSLFLRCGATHRFFFVSYDANLRPMLNVTSFFSSSPDTWELAGVPAPADQARGAQTDRDRASLVPFFGADSDSGGAGRRAAGAKETAKTEAFAAVDGVGVAVDSEACCGTLSLSVHLTWPAETAAALRDAALQEDAQRLLLSSLDAARESLRQRENRDASGALRSSAWRGDKLAETLFLVVLPPSRFFVPPPSPAFVPGFFPPLGDPAVSALAPQPSPDAAFPVRLFYHPQLVYRLLLQFTSPHSQVKARAASTSFSSGPSSVFGLFVETPGPRLLADGASHSAFFSALSPDQTLARFEARFRAAYRGDRAAASSPADARAESTRAPFPQDGLDVTSLVLRSADASQKPHPQSLPAALFPLRRPYAWPRGAALCSATCPLTEQEVWVVPPVTASSSGAERPETGEEDESAPPRRGRPAASGLLTVEDAGMVGDDAGLVVPGAEEEAAERKSAPTRTLELQFLRVERVSLSVLPPESLLAGSRRREAESRARHGWISGNWGEIEKGRTYGVKVDVIASDGAKLDPAFFRAMDLSLKISRNPKRRGGDAPLSGGRQQPVDESDGRGFVYVQRTRDRQAAATQARGASAGGGGAGEQGYSSSLETPSAAAETSATYAEVSFGPRSGAASAAFPADRSGLAPAKLLWHAEMETLLASSGFCSAAPGAEPAAEGERRVVPSAEGDECPDFLFYVDGFDADTELLLTVQATNWSLDASAQLVASAVSAEMVLALYPPLKIFPSSLVMLPGGHSLQLTIRGGPRHSARRRDEDLESDAQASRRRFTAIRRCESSDASVVAARAVEVLGAPVLAAFDARKLLLKVMTGDEEDDSPPDPREPVAQVVELVTGGEGSATLTVRVGDSSHDFPVAATSAASASSQFLGLRQAAATVQVIVALPARVVVGSRSRVPGGNRFVEAHRERVARFEANGPASAADPDGAAAHRDDADDTVRVGVHLTQRLHAFLYDAEGREFLFGHLAAPTGAVGDPGLDQETRGGQRRLQQLGVSASLPPPSASLCTYTWRAVKEDGATPVFGFVDARAIDLARGASRASSESCSNASAMPFLPAATTVRRTLSGTGEAASVSIVGLREGTARLHLRVQCAPREGAQTQRSRQVVLETEVSVVVSSLPLFASPTPSSALLQPASLTAHAGASSTSPASGPLSPLPLATPSGPAWWADLLAASPSSLSSLLVAPAAEYRLPCCRVRLVPAPAADAKPSASCPCSDGPAGPAVDAKASQAAAASQEASAPGAPGCACAPQAKAWAAALRVLAGDGGFVTGAAASSSVVRLEALPAASLALFGASLSPGERAKNNQTDDASRARAPTWTVVRVDVAPVANIELILKERTLQRGEKVTAHVVLKDREGRQIVSPTDLRIDVFSSHPSVVSAEVDLGRAFEPPAVLIQASSFLSGCAAVTVFLLSPATSSHFFADTVRLCTDSRVYPSDLPVAALAETDGRRVSASRRLLALPGTAVHLLPEARVPVAQSPPHLSFRLTFRLESLLSSLLSLAMQERRGDRSLHEQPSPLFPAALWKRARETAYSPASPDCLSLLSVARLVDLFAPSLGESLHLSLSSVFASMRRKASAQAAVYSPAFSVGDPLIHFSDDAASTSAWFLHLKRGLCARHAPVGRAARASCATGTARCASESSPSFLPVSVSFRVTLHDLPAVLASLVFSEESERAASDEQHELPEVRLRVDGVDLLFSALRKRLAAAWWSEQAAYRQQTDSAGGERGPAKSSATLGGCANGSSADRRSFSPLSPFFSMTGFLDWSSSFSPSRRSASPALFAEYLSSSPFFECPQPALLWWQTSHPELLSVATPASATATRLAPAHATSPRLSAAGVDGPVAVAQRTGHATVFASHQSSVLDVEILSWREARDGEGDADARDPERVRVVAAAGCAARFARGDAESRRASLLAVPSTAWAPLREGAVTSLPRLERLGGCAEDRRNTGAAASSGGGEERSARPFALGRLGGSGDLGGDAGRSPAGELLFFRLQASQAAGGSWTDVASSVYVHSGGGIQCAVSDPRLAPLFVTESTQLPLLSLDVEAETGEESPTGSRMSGKARHGETATLSTLREDVDQLLVSHACAFQERRLLSVESDLPTLLRISQTSSSVAGAAGDGRAQRANPPGALPAGRLPCGAASLSAASSFRDDGRRAAAASPAPLLDSLSLPVSVSVSTGLAPSLLALSPASLAAFTEPDGGPEAGNASAEIALQRAKSRFLLRETPPAQLCAAIPYKPQMRVLFDSRYMRLDEPPVLYVGETQRMSAGCSAPGETKETSEPASGGGGDRDDLFEEADVADSSSQCRRAAEGSGEEQGTAGAGFASVQESRAGEGAMLPLTVFVYPVPPVVSREGGASASAAEVSVDVGVSSDAYAVRAQQKGLLLAVRVEAALSRAAASPGDRRGGADSDREENASRAGRGYAWEAPESAQLTIESREWKQRLTLTLQRGRKVDRQRERAEEKREEQRLLFPPLLFSSSSSKLPAARRESEASGGGPHARPAPEESDAKGETSEQRERSDASGSLWEWTILLVLLIAGLVCVLPHVCGFCQRRSPQFSPCHPCGGPSPGTSAAIDSSPLFASTKATAQGPALILKEKARLETARMADAEALSCLFSASRFGGRGADLNCSVGRTPQQTLQMQPDGQWKWVAADQGEGSSQETLWRQEGSVARKHYS from the exons ATGCGCGCATCGAGTTTTTCGAGCTCACTCGTGGATTCCTTGCCAGTGCCGGGTTTCTGTGTTTGCGTGTTTGTCGCTgacctctctctcgcccccCCAGCCCTGCTGTCTCGAGAGTCTCTTTTTTTTGGTGCGCAGTTCCTCGCCTGGTTcgtggcggcgcgtcgaTCGCAGGGGCGACTCACGGCCTCGCTGATGCACGTcggctctctcgcgtcttcggcggcgccgaacgCCTCCTGgaagccgcccgcgccgctctcgatCTCCCTGCGCTTCCGCGTGGTTGACcctgtgtctcttctcttcttccctcgcgagtcggcgcccgcgcccgaggGTGAAGAAGGCGTCCGCCTTTCCACCGaccagccgctgctgcttccgccgctccACAGCTTCATCGTTGAACCCTGGGGAGGCTCGG GCAGGTACACCCTCACGTCGTCGGATCCCTCGCTGGTGACGGTTGCCCCGCTgtcggcgtctccggcgtctccgccctttGCGTCTTCGAAtctgctgtcgccgctcGGCTGGGGCGTCAACACGCCGACCCCtggctccgcgtcgccccccgcgcacgccgcgcgcccgcgctttCGGCTCGAGAcgacggctgcggcgagcgcggagcgcGTGCGCAAGAAGGGCGGGAGGCCCGCGACTGGGGCGGCCGTGCTTCGTCTGCAGGATGCGCGTCAGCCGCAGAATTCCTTCGAGTTCCTCGTGATCGTCGCCGAGCCTGAGCGCGTGGAAATCACCGTAGATACCTACTTGATCCAGCAGGGCGAGGCCTCCTACCGCGAAgacggcagacgcgaggcactcgacgcggcgcaggcgaacatgcagcagcgagccgcgaaggccgacgGCCCCGTGGGAgggcagacgcctcgcgaGGACGTTACACACGCGATT GCTGTCGTCACCGCTTACGCACGCATTCCGCCGACCCTGGCGCTGCCCGCGAACGTGTCCAACTGGCTTTCGCagtcttcgctgtcgtcgtccgccggtCCGCGGCTCACGTCACtggacgcagcggcgcgcgcggtgcgccgcgccgcgtcgaaGTGGAGTGAAGAAGTGTCTGAAGAAGACGCAACTGAGGAGGACGCATGGGTCTCGCGGCACCCGCTGCATCTGCGGCCTCTTCAGTTCGCCAGCTGCAACAACCTCGCGCTCCTGCGAGGCACGGCCGAGGCAACAGACGACAGCCCGCAGTTCTGGACCGACGCCCCCGGCGTGCTGGCGATCAGCGAACTG CGGTCAGCCCTTCCCTACACGTGTGGCGTTTTCCGTCTGACGGGCACGGCTCCAGGCTCggcgcgtttcttcttctcggcgtcacctcgctctgcggcggcgccagcagcaggagccTTGACAGCGTCTGTCGCGCTGGACGTTTTCCCGCCGCTCGAGGCGTGGGTGCTGCTGGACAGGCTGTtcttgccggcgccgcttcccTCGCGCAAGTCTCCGCATCTGCTTGACTCGCTACTCGACTTTGCGGGCCCttccgagggcggcgaggcggcctccACGTCGTGGAcagcgggcgaggccgagccAGGAGACACTCGCGAGGGGGCGCTGCACCGCATTGAGCGCCGGGGCCTCCCGAGAGGCGCGGTTGCGGCTGGGCTGCCCTCCCGTGCGTCGCCCCTCCTCTACAGCGCCCCAGTCTCCGCTGTGGCGTCGCGGTATCGTGAGGCCTCTGCAAGttcggcgccggccgcaggcggcgcgcgcgccagcgaagaaATCCTCACGCTCGCTGTCGGCTCCTCCCTCACCTTCTTCACCAAGGGGGGGCCGCCAGACCGCCCCTCGGCCTACGTGCAGCTGCACGGCGGCGAGCTGGAGCCCGACGCGCCCGAAGGCACCGCACGCGTCGGGCTCGTGAGCGGAGACTCCGAAGACTTCCTGCGAGTCGTCTGTCTGCAGCCGGgcacagccgccgcgaaagtggcgctgaagacgacgactCTCCCCAGGAAACACATCGACGT GGACGCAGTGTCAACTTCAGTTCGCGTCTGGATCATGTGCTCGATTCCGGAGCACATTGAGATCTTCCCTCTGCCgacgttttcttctctctttggcgtggctgcctcttcgtcgtcgccacgTGCTCCAGCGGCCCTGtccccgtcgtcctccttcCCGCTCACCCCCGCGACTGTCTCGTTCCCGCAgatctctcctctctctctctcgagccCGTCTACGCCGTCTCTGtttctccgctgcggcgccacgcaccggtttttcttcgtttcctACGACGCGAACCTGCGCCCGATGCTGAACGTCAcctccttcttttcctcaTCGCCTGACACCTGGGAGCTGGCGGGGGTGCCTGCCCCCGCGGACCAGGCTAGGGGCGCGCAGACCGACCGGGACCGCGCTTCACTCGTCCCGTTCTTCGGCGCGGATTCGGactccggcggcgcaggtcgcagggctgcaggcgccaaggagacggcgaagaccgAGGCGTTCGCTGCCGTCGACGGCGTGGGCGTGGCAGTCGACTCCGAGGCCTGCTGCGGGACCTTGTCGCTCTCTGTGCACCTAACATggcccgcggagacggcggctgCACTAAGAGATGCTGCTCTCCAAGAAGACGCCCAGCGTCTGCTTCTCAGCTCGCTGGACGCGGCTCGGGAGTCACTTCGTCAAAGGGAGAACCGCGACGCTTCCGGGGCGCTCCGGTCGTCTGCGTGGCGAGGAGACAagctcgcggagacgctcTTCCTGGTCGtgttgccgccctcgcgcttcttcgtgcctcccccctcgcctgccttcgtTCCTGGATTCTTCCCTCCTCTTGGTGACCCCGCAGTTTCGGCTCTCGCCCCGCAGCCGTCGCCGGACGCCGCCTTCCCTGTGCGCCTCTTCTACCATCCGCAGCTGGTGtaccgcctgctgctgcagttcaCCTCTCCGCACAGTCAggtgaaggcgcgcgcggcctccaccTCGTTTTCTTCCGGTCCGTCCTCTGTGTTTGGCCTCTTCGTCGAGACGCCggggccgcggctgctggctgACGGCGCGTCGCACTCTgcgttcttctccgccctgtCCCCCGACCAAACGCTGGCGCGGTTCGAggcgcgcttccgcgccgcttACCGCGGCGACAGGGCGGCAGCTTCGTCTCCGGCGGATGCGCGAGCTGagtcgacgcgcgcgcccttccCGCAGGATGGCCTGGACGTTACGAGTCTCGTGCTGCGCTCCGCCGACGCCTCTCAGAAGCCGCACCCTCAGTCgctccccgccgccctcttccCGCTGCGACGCCCCTACGCCTGGCCTAGGGGCGCTGCCCTCTGTTCAGCGACGTGCCCGCTGACTGAGCAGGAGGTGTGGGTCGTCCCGCCGGTcactgcgtcgtcttcgggcGCAGAAAGGCCCGAgacaggcgaagaggacgagagcgcccctccgcgacgcgggcgcccaGCGGCCTCCGGCCTGCTGACAGTCGAAGACGCCGGCATGgtaggcgacgacgccgggcTTGTCGTGCctggggcggaggaggaggcggcggagcggaaGTCTGCGCCGACGAGAACTCTCGAGCTCCAGTTCCTCAGGGTCGAGCGTGTGTCGCTGTCGGTTCTGCCTCCGgagtcgctgctggcggggagccgccggcgagaagcggagagccgcgcgaggcacggCTGGATTAGCGGCAACTGGGGGGAAATCGAGAAGGGCAGGACGTATGGTGTGAAGGTCGATGTGATTGCCTCGGACGGCGCGAAACTGGATCCAGCGTTCTTCCGCGCGATGGACCTGTCGCTGAAGATCTCCAGAAACCCGaaacggcgaggaggcgatgcTCCCCTCTCTGGTGGGCGCCAGCAGCCAGtcgacgagagcgacggccgcggcttTGTTTACGTccagcggacgcgcgacagacaagccgccgcgacgcaggcgcgaggcgcctcggccggcgggggtggcgcgggcgagcaAGGGTACTCTTCCTCGCTTGAGAccccgtccgccgccgccgaaacCTCCGCGACGTACGCAGAAGTGTCCTTCGGGCCTCGATCTGGggcggcgtcggccgcgTTCCCCGCGgaccgcagcggcctcgcgcctgcaAAGCTGCTGTGGCACGCCGAGATGGAGACGCTGTTGGCTTCCTCGGggttctgcagcgccgcacccggcgcggagcccgccgcggaaggcgagaggcgcgtcgTGCCCtccgccgagggcgacgagtGCCCAGACTTTCTCTTTTACGTGGACGGCTTTGACGCGGACACCGAGTTGCTGCTGACCGTGCAAGCGACAAACTGGTCGTTGGACGCGTCGGCGCAGCTGGTGGCGTCTGCGGTGAGCGCGGAGATGGTCCTGGCGCTCTATCCGCCGCTGAAGATCTTCCCGTCGTCGCTCGTGATGCTCCCGGGCGGGCACTCGCTGCAGCTGACGatccgcggcggcccgcgccACAGCGCCCGGCGCCGGGACGAAGACTTGGAGAGTGACGCTCAggcgagccggcggcgcttcacTGCGATTCGACGGTGCGAGTCGTCAGACGCGAGCGTggtggcggcgagggcggtggaggtcctcggcgcgccggtcTTGGCCGCGTTTGACGCGCGCAAGCTGCTGCTCAAGGTGATGActggcgacgaggaggacgactcGCCTCCGGACCCGCGGGAGCCCGTCGCACAAGTTGTCGAGCTCGTCACAGGCGGTGAGGGCAGCGCCACGCTCACTGTGCGCGTGGGCGACTCCAGCCACGACTtccccgtcgccgccacctccgctgcgtctgcctcgtcgcagTTCCTCGGGCTGCGGCAAGCGGCGGCTACCGTGCAGGTCATCGTGGCGCTCCCCGCGCGCGTGGTGGTcggctctcgctcgcgcgtcccAGGCGGCAATCGATTCGTCGAGGCGCACCGCGAGAGGGTCGCTCGCTTTGAAGCCAACGGAcctgcgagcgccgccgaccctgacggcgcggcggcgcaccgcgacgacgcggacgacaCCGTCCGTGTCGGCGTGCACCTGACCCAGAGACTCCACGCCTTCCTCTacgacgcagagggacgcgagTTCCTCTTCGGGCACCTTGCGGCGCCCaccggcgccgtcggcgaccCCGGCCTGGACCAGGAGACCCGCGGGGGCCAGAGGCGTCTCCAGCAGCTAG GTGTTTcggcttcgctgccgcctccctcggcgtcgctgtgcACCTACACGTGGCGCGCCGTGAAGGAAGACGGAGCCACGCCTGTCTTCGGCTTCGTCGATGCTCGCGCGATCGATCTGGCGCGCGGGGCGTCCCGTGCCTCTTCGGAAAGCTGCTCCAACGCATCGGCGATGCCGTTCCTGCCTGCCGCGACGACCGTTCGGCGCACGCTGTCGGGCACTGGCGAAGCGGCGAGTGTCTCCATTGTGGGCCTGCGGGAGGGGACTGCGCGGCTCCACCTGAGAGTCCAGTGTGCGCCTCGGGAAGGCGCCCAAACGCAGCGTTCCCGCCAGGTCGTTCTCGAGACAGAG GTCTCGGTCGTGGTGTCGTCCCTTCCGCTTTTCGcttcgccgacgccgtcgtccgcgctCCTGCAGCCCGCGTCGCTGACTGCGCACGCCGGTGCGTCGTcgacgtcgcctgcgtctgggccgctgtcgccgttgCCTTTGGCGACTCCGTCGGGACCGGCGTGGTGGGCGGATCTtctggcggcgtcgccgtcttcgctttcGTCTCTGCTGGTGGCTCCGGCGGCCGAGTATCGGTTGCCCTgctgccgcgtgcgcctcgtgcccgcgcccgctgcggacgCCAAGCCCAGCGCGTCCTGCCCTTGCTCCGACGGGCCCGCGGGCCCCGCGGTGGACGCAAAGGCTAGtcaggcggcagctgctAGCCAGGAGGCCTCAGCGCCGGGGGCGCCGggctgtgcatgcgcgcccCAGGCCAAAGCGTGGGCCGCGGCCCTGCGCGTGCttgccggcgacggcggattcgtcacaggcgccgcggcgtcgtcttcggttgtgcggctcgaggcgcttccggccgcgtctctcgcgctgtttggcgcctcgctctcgccagGCGAGAGAGCCAAGAACAATCAAACAGACGACGCgtcccgcgcgcgggcgcccacCTGGACGGTCGTGCGCGTCGACGTTGCCCCTGTAGCCAACATCGAGCTGATTTTGAAAGAGAGAACTCTGCAGAGGGGCGAGAAAGTGACCGCCCATGTCGTCTTGAAAGATCGCGAGGGACGGCAAATCGTGTCTCCGACGGACCTCAG GATTGACGTCTTCTCTTCGCATCCGTCCGTGGTATCCGCTGAGGTGGACCTAggccgcgccttcgagcCGCCCGCCGTCCTGATTCAAGCCTCCAGTTTCCTCTCTGGGTGCGCGGCCGTCaccgtcttcctcctttctCCTGCGACGTCCTCGCACTTCTTCGCCGACACAGTCCGACTGTGCACAGACTCTCGAGTGTATCCGTCTGACCTGCCGGTGGCGGCGTTGGCGGAGACCGACGGACGCAGGGTTtcggcttcgcggcggcttctTGCACTGCCGGGAACGGCGGTTCACCTGCTTCCTGAGGCGAGGGTTCCTGTCGCCCAGAGCCCGCCGCATCTTTCGTTCCGGCTGACTTTCCGCTTGGAGTCTCTTTTGTCCTCGCTGCTGTCCCTCGCCATGCAAGAAAGGCGCGGTGACCGTTCGCTGCATGAACAGCCTTCTCCGCTTTTCCCAGCGGCCTTGTGGAAGCGcgcaagagagacagcgtATTCTCCTGCGTCTCCCGACTGCCTGTCGCTCCTCTCTGTTGCTCGGCTCGTCGACCTTTTCGCGCCGTCCCTAGGAGAGTCTCTGCatctctccctctcgtctGTCTTTGCGTCCATGCGGCGGAAAGCTtctgcgcaggcagctgtCTATTCACCAGCTTTCTCTGTGGGCGACCCGCTTATCCATTTCTCAGATGATGCTGCGAGCACTTCCGCCTGGTTTCTTCACCTGAAGCGAGGGCTTTGCGCAAGGCATGCGCCTGTGGgccgtgcggcgcgcgcgtcgtgtgCGACTGGGACGGCGCGGTGCGCATCAGAGAGCTCGCCATCGTTTCTGCCCGTGTCTGTCTCATTCCGAGTCACGCTGCACGACTTGCCGGCTGTGTTAgcttctctcgtcttcagcgaagagagcgagcgcgcggccagCGATGAGCAACACGAACTCCCCGAAGtccgtctgcgcgtcgaCGGTGTGGACCTgcttttctccgcgctcAGAAAGCGGCTAGCCGCCGCGTGGTGGAGCGAGCAAGCGGCGTATCGACAGCAGACAGACTcagccggaggcgagcgcggcccAGCAAAGTCCTCAGCGACgctcggcggctgcgcaaacggctcctccgccgaccGCCGTTCGttctcgcctctgtcgcccttcttctccaTGACAGGCTTCCTGGACTGGTCGTCGagcttctcgccgtctcgtcgctctgcctcgcccgcgttgTTTGCGGAGTATCTGTCTTCGTCGCCATTCTTTGAGTGCCCTCAACCCGCTCTCCTCTGGTGGCAGACCTCGCACCCGGAGTTGCTCAGCGTCGCcacgccggcgtctgcgaccGCGACCcggctcgcgcctgcgcatgcgacCTCACCTAGGctgtctgccgccggcgtgGACGGCCCGGTCGCCGTGGCGCAGCGTACAGGGCACGCGACGGTTTTCGCGAGCCACCAGAGCTCAGTGTTGGACGTCGAAATTCTGAGCtggcgggaggcgagggacgGAGAGGGAGATGCCGACGCACGCGACCCGGAGCGCGTTCGAGTCGTGGCGGCTGCAGGATGCGCGGCCCGGTTCgcacgaggagacgcggaaagcAGACGGGCCTCGCTGCTGGCTGTGCCGTCTACTGCCTGGGCTCCgctgcgcgaaggcgcggtgacctctctgccgcgtctcgAGCGACtgggcggctgcgcagaagacagaagGAACACTGGGGCGGCAGcatccagcggcggcggggaggagaggagcgcgaggccgtTCGCGCTCGGGCGTCTCGGCGGCTCAGGAGACTTGGGGGGAGACGCGGGCCGCTCGCCGGCAGGCGAGCTCCTGTTCTTCCGTCTGCAagcctcgcaggccgcgggggGATCGTGGACAGATGTGGCGTCATCGGTGTATGTGCACTCTGGCGGAGGCATCCAGTGTGCCGTGAGCGatcctcgcctcgcgccgctgttCGTCACGGAGagcacgcagctgccgcttctGTCTCTGGACGTGGAGGCGGAAACGGGCGAGGAGTCCCCGACGGGCTCGCGGATGTCGGGAAAGGCGAGACacggcgagacggcgactCTTTCGACGCTCCGCGAGGACGTTGACCAGCTCCTCGTGTCCCACGCGTGCGCCTTCCAGGAGCGTCGGCTCCTCTCTGTCGAATCTGACCTCCCTACGCTTCTTCGTATCTCCCAGAcgtcttcgtctgtcgccggtgccgctggcgacggccgcgcgcagcgtgcGAACCCACCAGGGGCACTTCCGGCAGGCCGTCTCCCCTGTGGAGCAGCGAGcctttctgctgcgtcgtcctTCCGAGACGACGGTCGtcgagccgctgccgcgtcgcccgcgcctctcttGGACAGCCTGTCTCTTCCTGTGTCCGTCAGTGTCAGCACCGGGCTGGCACCTAGTCTCCTTGCTCTCTCGCCAGCGTCCCTCGCGGCGTTCACAGAGCCCGACGGGGGACCCGAGGCAGGAAACGCGAGCGCTGAGATTGCGTTGCAGCGGGCAAAGAGCCGATTCCTTCTCAGAGAGACGCCTCCCGCGCAGCTCTGTGCAGCGATCCCGTATAAGCCGCAGATGCGCGTTCTCTTCGACTCGCGCTACATGCGCCTGGACGAGCCGCCGGTGCTCTACGTaggggagacgcagcggatGAGCGCAGGCTGCTCGGCTCCaggggagacgaaggagacgagcgagcccgcgagtggtggcggcggcgaccgcgatgACCTCTTTGAAGAGGCAGACGTGGCGGACTCTAGTAGCCAATGCAGGCGGGCCGCAGAGGGCAGTGGCGAGGAGCAAGGAACAGCCGGGGCGGGCTTCGCCAGCGTACAGgagtcgcgcgccggcgaaggcgcgatgCTGCCGCTCACAGTCTTCGTGTACCCTGTACCTCCTGTCGTgagccgcgagggcggcgcgtcggcaagcgccgcagaggtGTCTGTCGACGTCGGTGTCTCCTCTGACGCGTACGCAGTTcgggcgcagcagaagggcTTGTTGCTGGCCGTTCGTGTGGAGGCGGccctgtctcgcgcggctgcgtcccctggcgacaggcgaggcggggcAGATAGCGACCGAGAAGAGAACGCGTCCAGGGCTGGGCGCGGGTACGCGTGGGAAGCTCCAGAGTCTGCCCAACTGACTATCGAATCTCGCGAGTGGAAGCAGCGGCTCACGCTGACGCTA